In uncultured Cohaesibacter sp., a genomic segment contains:
- the nifE gene encoding nitrogenase iron-molybdenum cofactor biosynthesis protein NifE, which translates to MKQSDIAQLLDEPACEHNHKSKSGCARPKPGAAAGGCCFDGAQIALLPIADVAHIVHGSIACAGSAWDNRGSRSSGAKLYKLGLTTDLTEQDVIMGRGEKRLFHSIKQAIDEQNPEAVFVYNTCVPALIGDDIGAVCKAVQKRWGVPVVPVDAAGFYGTKNLGNRIAGETMVRHVIGTREPDPVPAHLHREGITVHDIALIGEYNIAGELWHVQPLLDELGLRVLGSLSGDARFREVQTMHRSEVNMMVCSKAMINVARKLKEGFGTPWFEGSFYGIRDMGLALRDFARLINDPSLTGRTEALIAREEARLHAALAPFKARLAGKRVLLYTGGVKAWSIISALQDLGMEVVATSTRKSTEQDKAKIRELMGDKTVMLDESQGARALIDMVNETKTDILIAGGRNMYTALKARIPFLHINQERELAYAGYEGMITFAEQILQAVESPIWKAVRAPAPWHKSLSVAAAE; encoded by the coding sequence ATGAAACAAAGTGATATCGCACAGCTGCTTGATGAACCTGCCTGTGAGCATAACCACAAATCAAAGTCCGGCTGTGCCCGGCCAAAGCCCGGAGCGGCGGCTGGTGGCTGCTGTTTTGACGGCGCCCAGATCGCCCTTCTGCCCATCGCCGACGTTGCCCACATCGTGCACGGCTCCATCGCCTGCGCCGGGAGCGCATGGGACAACCGCGGCAGCCGGTCTTCCGGCGCCAAGCTCTACAAGCTGGGCCTGACCACCGATCTCACCGAGCAGGACGTCATCATGGGGCGCGGCGAAAAGCGCCTGTTCCATTCGATCAAACAGGCGATCGACGAGCAGAACCCGGAAGCTGTCTTTGTCTACAACACCTGCGTTCCCGCCCTCATCGGCGACGACATCGGGGCCGTTTGCAAGGCGGTACAGAAGCGCTGGGGCGTGCCTGTCGTGCCGGTCGATGCGGCCGGTTTTTATGGCACCAAGAACCTCGGCAATCGCATCGCCGGCGAGACCATGGTGCGTCATGTGATCGGCACGCGCGAGCCCGATCCTGTCCCTGCTCATCTGCATCGGGAAGGGATCACCGTTCACGACATCGCCCTCATTGGCGAATACAATATTGCCGGCGAATTGTGGCATGTGCAGCCGCTGCTTGATGAGCTTGGGTTGCGTGTGCTGGGCTCCCTCTCGGGGGATGCCCGCTTCAGGGAAGTGCAGACCATGCACCGTTCCGAAGTCAACATGATGGTCTGTTCCAAGGCCATGATCAACGTTGCCCGCAAACTGAAGGAGGGCTTTGGCACCCCGTGGTTCGAGGGCAGTTTCTACGGCATTCGCGACATGGGGCTGGCGCTGCGCGACTTTGCCCGCCTCATCAATGATCCTTCGCTCACCGGGCGCACCGAAGCGCTGATTGCCCGTGAGGAAGCGCGCCTTCATGCGGCCCTTGCGCCCTTTAAGGCCCGCCTTGCTGGCAAGCGGGTGTTGCTCTACACCGGTGGTGTCAAGGCGTGGTCGATCATATCCGCCCTTCAGGATCTGGGCATGGAGGTGGTCGCCACCTCGACCCGCAAGTCGACCGAGCAGGACAAGGCCAAGATCCGCGAGCTGATGGGTGACAAGACCGTGATGCTCGATGAAAGTCAGGGCGCCCGCGCCCTGATCGATATGGTCAATGAGACCAAAACCGACATCCTCATCGCCGGTGGCCGCAACATGTATACCGCTCTGAAGGCCCGCATTCCGTTTCTGCACATCAATCAGGAACGAGAGCTCGCCTACGCGGGCTATGAGGGCATGATCACCTTTGCCGAGCAGATCTTGCAGGCGGTGGAAAGCCCGATCTGGAAGGCCGTACGCGCGCCCGCACCCTGGCACAAATCCCTCAGTGTGGCCGCAGCGGAGTAA
- a CDS encoding nitrogen fixation protein NifQ: MMFIAKEDKEGGPVLLNHQALYQRLMIYAVGSGNGPFAAQMLSSWMAGHGSLPRCMGLGEESFAAMVVELFPGYHAVDLQSCPDVEPERASERDDVRSLLLAHRSNRSDEELWIADIVATGCMGDDHLWSYLGLFERKYLSEMLLYNFRPLAEQNTNNMRWKKFFYRQLCAREGFILCRSPSCESCSEFSECFAPEEK, from the coding sequence ATGATGTTCATTGCGAAGGAAGACAAGGAGGGCGGCCCTGTCCTCCTCAATCATCAGGCGCTCTACCAGCGCCTGATGATCTATGCCGTGGGCTCGGGCAACGGTCCGTTTGCGGCGCAGATGCTGTCGAGCTGGATGGCTGGGCATGGCAGTCTGCCTCGCTGCATGGGGCTTGGTGAAGAGAGTTTCGCGGCGATGGTGGTCGAACTTTTCCCCGGATATCACGCTGTTGATCTTCAGTCCTGCCCGGATGTGGAGCCGGAGCGCGCGAGTGAACGCGACGACGTCCGCTCACTCTTGCTCGCCCATCGCAGCAATCGCTCCGACGAGGAGCTCTGGATTGCCGATATCGTGGCGACGGGATGCATGGGGGATGATCATCTCTGGTCGTATCTGGGGTTGTTCGAGCGCAAATACCTGAGTGAGATGCTTCTCTACAATTTCAGGCCTCTGGCGGAGCAGAACACCAACAACATGCGCTGGAAGAAATTCTTCTACCGCCAGCTTTGCGCCCGGGAAGGGTTCATCCTGTGCCGCTCGCCCAGTTGCGAAAGCTGCTCGGAATTCTCTGAATGCTTCGCTCCAGAGGAGAAGTAA
- a CDS encoding dinitrogenase iron-molybdenum cofactor biosynthesis protein, translating into MNAPLSRELALRIGLAANDLPGIDAGALISILGAAVGLPMSEEKFANLGMKAFRQAGGEAFIKLPADALKAALRVLKGDGVTESGSVEALPLDAYADGDMPGSIRIACASNSAEELDGHFGSCRRFLVYQVSATEARLIDVRSASEPDDVEDKNKWRAALIADCDVLHVISIGGPAAAKVVRAGIHPIKLPAGRQARDIVADLQTVLAGSPPPWLARVMGQEAKTLTPFLEEIEE; encoded by the coding sequence ATGAATGCTCCTCTGTCGCGCGAGCTGGCCTTGCGCATTGGCCTTGCGGCAAACGACTTGCCCGGTATTGATGCCGGGGCACTGATTTCCATTCTCGGAGCTGCTGTCGGCTTGCCGATGAGCGAAGAGAAATTTGCCAATCTCGGCATGAAAGCCTTTCGGCAGGCCGGAGGGGAAGCCTTCATCAAACTGCCGGCCGACGCCCTGAAGGCGGCGTTGCGCGTCCTCAAGGGCGATGGTGTCACCGAAAGCGGGAGCGTCGAGGCGCTACCCCTCGATGCCTATGCCGATGGTGACATGCCCGGTTCCATCCGCATCGCCTGCGCCTCCAATTCTGCCGAGGAGCTGGACGGACATTTCGGCTCCTGCCGTCGTTTTCTCGTCTATCAGGTGTCCGCAACCGAAGCGCGGCTCATCGATGTCCGTTCGGCCAGTGAACCCGATGACGTGGAAGACAAGAACAAGTGGCGTGCTGCACTGATCGCCGATTGTGATGTGTTGCACGTGATTTCCATCGGCGGACCGGCTGCCGCCAAGGTCGTGCGCGCCGGTATCCATCCCATCAAGCTGCCTGCCGGGCGACAGGCCCGCGACATCGTTGCCGATCTGCAGACGGTGCTGGCAGGCTCGCCGCCGCCGTGGCTGGCGCGCGTGATGGGACAGGAAGCGAAAACATTGACGCCCTTTCTTGAGGAAATCGAAGAATGA
- a CDS encoding DUF6129 family protein, translating into MIDAALLDDVKEEVIAHGLDQSVAAHLRNRWPEVHFTFCQDDDIVAAQPISSHETFNLYLVVGGEGCISFTSVPEQATGVVIAEFFDWEG; encoded by the coding sequence ATGATCGATGCTGCGCTGCTGGATGATGTGAAGGAGGAAGTCATTGCGCATGGTCTTGACCAGTCGGTTGCGGCCCATTTGCGCAACAGATGGCCTGAGGTGCATTTCACCTTTTGTCAGGACGACGACATTGTCGCAGCGCAGCCGATCAGCTCACACGAAACATTCAACCTTTACCTCGTCGTTGGCGGAGAGGGCTGCATCAGCTTCACATCGGTTCCCGAGCAGGCAACCGGTGTGGTCATTGCCGAATTTTTTGACTGGGAGGGGTAA
- the nifN gene encoding nitrogenase iron-molybdenum cofactor biosynthesis protein NifN has protein sequence MADIIKRNKALSVSPLKASSSLGASLAFLGIRDAIAMLHGAQGCTAYGKIYLIGHFREPVALQTTAMDQVSTIMGADENVVEGLKTICSKFNPALIGIPTTGLSETQGSDVNGAVATFRKSHPECFKTAVIPVETPDYVGSLETGFAKAVYEMINRLVPEAETKGGIATNRQVNILVNASLTPADLDEIKDMVEAFGLLPIVIPDLSTSLDGHLNELDFNPLTTGGTCIGDFEILHKARATIVIGSSMIPAADLLKERTGVPDYRFDHLMGLNAVDTFLSMLNELTGQPVSRRLERQRQQLQDAMLDTHFNLGMGRAAIAADPDLLKALGDLLASMGCDLVAAISPSNTAILRHVVAREVKIGDLQELEKYAQAGEADLIIGNSHCAASAERLGLPLLRAGFPQYDRIGAPARCWVGYRGSRQTLFDLANLLIASEQGAVEPYRSIYAQVQDLEEGHHGPDKPHAHAGGWQH, from the coding sequence ATGGCAGACATCATCAAACGCAACAAGGCCCTGTCCGTCAGCCCGCTCAAGGCCAGCAGCTCGCTCGGTGCGTCCCTGGCATTCCTCGGCATCCGCGACGCCATTGCCATGCTGCATGGTGCCCAGGGCTGTACCGCCTATGGCAAGATTTATCTCATCGGTCATTTCCGCGAACCGGTGGCCCTGCAAACCACCGCGATGGATCAGGTCAGCACCATCATGGGGGCGGATGAAAATGTGGTCGAGGGGCTGAAGACGATCTGCAGCAAGTTCAATCCGGCCCTCATCGGCATCCCGACAACGGGCCTATCTGAAACCCAGGGGTCGGACGTCAATGGTGCGGTTGCCACCTTCCGCAAGAGCCATCCCGAATGCTTCAAGACGGCCGTTATACCTGTTGAGACGCCGGACTATGTCGGTTCGCTGGAAACCGGTTTTGCCAAGGCCGTCTATGAAATGATCAATCGTCTGGTGCCCGAGGCCGAGACGAAGGGCGGGATTGCCACCAACCGGCAGGTCAACATTCTGGTCAATGCCTCGCTGACCCCGGCAGACCTCGACGAGATCAAGGACATGGTGGAGGCCTTCGGCCTGCTACCGATTGTCATTCCCGATCTCTCGACCAGCCTTGACGGCCATCTCAATGAGCTTGACTTCAATCCCCTGACCACAGGCGGGACCTGCATCGGCGACTTCGAAATTTTGCACAAGGCGCGGGCGACCATTGTCATCGGGTCGAGCATGATCCCGGCCGCCGACTTGCTCAAGGAACGCACCGGCGTGCCGGACTATCGGTTTGACCATCTGATGGGGCTCAACGCTGTCGATACCTTCCTGTCGATGCTGAACGAGCTGACCGGTCAGCCGGTTTCGCGACGGTTGGAGCGGCAGCGTCAGCAACTGCAGGACGCCATGCTGGACACCCACTTCAATCTGGGCATGGGGCGGGCAGCCATTGCTGCGGATCCTGATCTGCTCAAGGCGCTTGGCGATCTGCTGGCCAGCATGGGCTGCGATCTGGTGGCTGCGATTTCACCATCGAACACGGCGATCCTCAGGCATGTCGTGGCTCGGGAAGTCAAGATTGGCGATCTGCAGGAGCTGGAGAAATATGCGCAGGCCGGGGAAGCCGATTTGATCATCGGCAATTCCCACTGCGCTGCGAGCGCAGAACGGCTTGGCTTGCCGCTGCTGCGCGCCGGTTTTCCGCAATATGACCGGATCGGTGCGCCAGCCCGCTGCTGGGTTGGCTATCGGGGGTCGCGGCAGACCTTGTTCGATCTCGCCAATCTGCTCATCGCATCGGAGCAGGGGGCCGTCGAACCCTATCGATCCATCTATGCTCAGGTACAGGATTTGGAGGAGGGGCACCATGGGCCAGATAAGCCGCACGCTCACGCTGGTGGATGGCAGCATTGA
- the nifT gene encoding putative nitrogen fixation protein NifT has protein sequence MPNVMLRYNDKGELLFYVAKKDLEEVITSIETDDGASWGGTVELSNGDRFFIDPISPPPEFPTTLRFKRG, from the coding sequence ATGCCAAACGTGATGCTCAGATACAACGACAAGGGCGAGTTGCTGTTCTATGTGGCCAAGAAGGATCTGGAAGAGGTGATCACCTCGATCGAGACCGACGACGGGGCCTCCTGGGGCGGTACGGTGGAGCTTTCCAATGGAGACAGGTTCTTCATTGATCCGATTTCCCCGCCACCCGAATTTCCGACGACCCTGCGTTTCAAACGCGGATAG
- the nifH gene encoding nitrogenase iron protein encodes MALRQCAIYGKGGIGKSTTTQNLVAGLAELGKKVMIVGCDPKADSTRLILHAKAQTTIMHLAAEAGSVEDLELEDVLKVGFGDIKCVESGGPEPGVGCAGRGVITAINFLEEEGAYEEDLDFVFYDVLGDVVCGGFAMPIRENKAQEIYIVCSGEMMAMYAANNISKGIVKYANSGSVRLAGLICNSRNTDREDELIEALAAKLGTRMIHFVPRDNVVQHAEIRRMTVIEYDPKAKQAQEYRDLAQKIIDNDRFVIPEPISMDDLEDLLMEFGIMEVEDESIVGKTADSAVA; translated from the coding sequence ATGGCACTTCGTCAATGCGCAATTTACGGCAAGGGGGGCATCGGTAAGTCCACCACCACGCAGAACCTTGTTGCTGGCCTCGCAGAGCTTGGCAAAAAAGTCATGATCGTCGGCTGTGATCCCAAAGCCGACTCCACGCGCCTCATTCTGCACGCCAAGGCGCAAACCACCATCATGCATCTTGCTGCGGAAGCAGGGTCTGTTGAAGATCTGGAACTGGAAGACGTTCTGAAAGTCGGTTTCGGTGACATCAAATGTGTTGAGTCCGGTGGTCCTGAACCGGGGGTTGGCTGCGCAGGGCGCGGTGTTATCACGGCCATCAACTTCCTTGAGGAAGAGGGAGCCTATGAGGAAGATCTCGACTTCGTTTTCTATGACGTGCTCGGCGACGTTGTGTGTGGCGGCTTCGCCATGCCAATTCGTGAAAACAAGGCACAGGAAATCTATATCGTCTGCTCTGGTGAGATGATGGCCATGTATGCCGCCAACAATATCTCCAAAGGCATCGTGAAATACGCCAACTCCGGTAGCGTGCGTCTCGCAGGCCTTATCTGCAATTCCCGCAACACCGACCGCGAAGACGAACTGATCGAAGCACTGGCTGCCAAACTGGGCACCCGGATGATCCATTTTGTCCCACGCGACAACGTTGTGCAGCACGCCGAAATCCGTCGCATGACCGTGATCGAATATGACCCGAAAGCCAAGCAGGCTCAGGAATACCGCGATCTGGCTCAGAAAATCATCGACAATGACCGCTTTGTCATTCCCGAACCGATCTCCATGGACGACCTGGAAGATCTGCTGATGGAATTCGGCATCATGGAAGTCGAAGACGAGAGCATCGTTGGCAAAACGGCCGATAGTGCTGTGGCGTGA
- a CDS encoding 2Fe-2S iron-sulfur cluster-binding protein, producing MPKIIFQHPEFEEMEIYAPAGSHRKTVLELAREYKVPIHFDCGDGECGSCVIHVTDADGGPTHMGVHMTDKEKTVLQELGKLTRDELERVVVNDMPSEWRLACQMIVRDEDIRITYESA from the coding sequence ATGCCAAAGATCATTTTTCAACATCCCGAATTTGAAGAAATGGAAATCTATGCCCCGGCCGGTAGCCACAGGAAAACCGTGCTGGAGCTTGCAAGAGAATACAAGGTGCCGATTCATTTCGACTGTGGCGACGGAGAGTGTGGCTCTTGCGTCATCCATGTGACCGACGCCGACGGTGGACCGACCCACATGGGCGTTCACATGACCGACAAGGAAAAGACAGTTCTGCAGGAGCTTGGCAAATTGACCAGGGACGAACTGGAGAGGGTCGTCGTCAATGACATGCCCAGCGAATGGCGCCTCGCGTGCCAGATGATCGTACGCGATGAAGACATCCGCATCACCTATGAGAGCGCATGA
- the nifK gene encoding nitrogenase molybdenum-iron protein subunit beta — translation MNQVVDNIKPSFPLFREEDYTTSLGNKRALFEEKHDPSRIDEIFEWTTSEEYKELNFSREALTINPAKACQPLGAVLCSLGFENTLPYVHGSQGCVAYFRTYFNRHFKEPVACVSDSMIEDAAVFGGQKNMFDGLENARALYKPDMIMVSTTCMAEVIGDDLNAFIGNSRKEGHIPEDFPVPFAHTPSFVGSHTTGWDNMFEGTIRYFTLNSMEDKEVGANGKINIVPGFETYLGNYRVLHRYMKEMGVDYSLLCDPSEVLDTPADGKYRMYSGGTTQDEVKDAPNAKDTLLLQPWQLVKTRKFTKGTWNHETPAINIPMGLKWTDEFLMKVSEISGKEIPLSLEIERGRLVDMMTDSHAWLHGKKFAIWGDADFVMGLAAFLLELGAEPTHIICHHANKRWKKAMDKMLADSPYGKDCEVHVGADLWHLRSLIFSKKPDFMIGNSYGKFIERDTLKKGEDFHVPLIRIGFPIFDRHHLHRSTTLGYEGAMTILTTLTNAVLEKLDKDTMKMGVTDYNYDLVR, via the coding sequence ATGAACCAAGTCGTTGACAATATCAAACCCAGCTTCCCGCTGTTCAGGGAAGAGGACTACACCACGTCGCTGGGCAACAAGCGGGCTCTGTTCGAGGAAAAGCACGATCCGTCCAGGATTGACGAGATTTTCGAATGGACCACCTCCGAGGAATACAAGGAGCTGAACTTCTCCCGCGAGGCTCTTACCATCAACCCGGCCAAGGCCTGCCAGCCGCTCGGTGCCGTTCTCTGCTCGCTCGGGTTCGAGAACACCTTGCCCTATGTGCATGGCTCACAAGGGTGCGTGGCCTACTTCCGCACCTATTTCAACCGTCACTTCAAGGAGCCGGTTGCTTGCGTATCCGACTCCATGATCGAGGACGCCGCTGTGTTTGGCGGCCAGAAGAACATGTTCGACGGTCTGGAAAACGCCCGTGCGCTTTACAAGCCCGACATGATCATGGTCTCCACGACCTGCATGGCCGAAGTCATCGGTGATGACCTCAACGCCTTTATCGGCAACTCCCGCAAGGAGGGCCATATTCCGGAAGACTTCCCGGTTCCGTTTGCCCATACGCCGAGCTTTGTCGGTTCCCACACCACCGGTTGGGACAACATGTTTGAAGGCACCATCCGCTATTTCACCCTGAATAGCATGGAAGACAAGGAAGTTGGCGCGAATGGCAAGATCAACATCGTGCCGGGCTTCGAGACCTATCTGGGCAACTACCGTGTCCTGCATCGCTACATGAAGGAAATGGGCGTCGACTATTCGCTGCTCTGCGATCCTTCCGAGGTGCTGGATACTCCGGCTGACGGCAAATACCGCATGTATTCCGGCGGCACCACCCAGGATGAAGTCAAGGACGCGCCGAACGCCAAGGACACTCTGCTGCTGCAGCCCTGGCAGCTGGTCAAGACCCGCAAATTCACCAAGGGCACATGGAACCACGAGACCCCGGCCATCAACATCCCGATGGGCCTCAAATGGACCGACGAGTTCCTGATGAAGGTTTCCGAGATCAGCGGCAAGGAAATCCCGCTGTCTCTGGAAATCGAACGCGGCCGCCTCGTCGACATGATGACCGACAGCCATGCCTGGCTGCATGGCAAGAAATTTGCCATCTGGGGTGATGCCGACTTCGTCATGGGGCTGGCGGCCTTCCTTCTGGAACTGGGGGCCGAACCGACCCACATCATCTGCCACCATGCCAACAAGCGCTGGAAGAAGGCCATGGACAAGATGCTGGCCGACAGCCCCTATGGCAAGGATTGCGAAGTGCATGTCGGTGCCGACCTTTGGCATCTGCGTTCCCTGATCTTCTCCAAGAAGCCGGACTTCATGATCGGCAACTCCTACGGCAAGTTCATTGAACGCGACACCCTCAAGAAGGGTGAAGACTTCCATGTGCCTCTGATCCGCATCGGCTTTCCGATCTTCGACCGTCATCACCTGCATCGCTCAACAACGCTGGGCTATGAAGGCGCCATGACCATCCTGACGACGCTGACCAACGCCGTTCTGGAGAAGTTGGACAAGGACACCATGAAGATGGGTGTCACCGACTATAACTACGATCTGGTGCGCTGA
- the nifD gene encoding nitrogenase molybdenum-iron protein alpha chain, translated as MNMSEMTKEQTEALIQEVLEVYPEKAKKDRAKHLTVNDQAVEKSSKCITSNRKSLPGVMTIRGCAYAGSKGVVWGPVKDMVHVSHGPVGCGQYSRAGRRNYYVGSTGVDTFGTMNFTSDFQEKDIVFGGDKKLARIVDEIDMLFPLAKGISIQSECPIGLIGDDIEAVAKTKSKETGKTIVPVRCEGFRGVSQSLGHHIANDAIRDWVIDPATGKEFASTEYDVTIIGDYNIGGDAWASRILLEEMGLRVIAQWSGDGTLAEMENTPKAKLNLLHCYRSMNYISRYMEEKFGIPWMEYNFFGPTKIEESLRAIAAQFDDKIKEGAERVIEKYKPQWQAVVDKYRPRLEGKRVMLYVGGLRPRHIIGAYEDLGMEVVGTGYEFAHNDDYDRTINEMGNATLIYDDVTGYEFEEFVKRVKPDLIGSGIKEKYIFQKMGIPFRQMHSWDYSGPYHGYDGFAIFARDMDMTLNNPCWDSMTPPWKKLGEETAIAAE; from the coding sequence ATGAATATGTCTGAAATGACAAAAGAACAGACCGAAGCGCTCATCCAGGAAGTGCTCGAGGTCTATCCTGAGAAAGCCAAGAAAGACCGCGCCAAGCATTTGACGGTCAATGACCAGGCGGTCGAGAAGTCGAGCAAATGCATCACCTCCAACCGCAAGTCTCTTCCTGGTGTGATGACCATCCGCGGCTGCGCCTATGCTGGCTCGAAGGGTGTGGTCTGGGGGCCGGTCAAGGATATGGTCCATGTTTCTCATGGTCCGGTCGGCTGTGGTCAATACTCCCGCGCTGGTCGCCGCAACTATTATGTCGGCAGTACCGGGGTTGATACCTTCGGTACGATGAACTTCACCTCCGATTTCCAGGAAAAGGACATCGTCTTCGGTGGCGACAAGAAGCTCGCCAGGATTGTCGATGAAATCGACATGTTGTTCCCGCTGGCCAAAGGCATTTCCATTCAGTCCGAATGCCCGATCGGCCTCATCGGTGACGACATCGAAGCGGTCGCCAAGACCAAGAGCAAGGAAACCGGCAAGACCATCGTTCCGGTCCGTTGCGAAGGCTTCCGCGGCGTTTCCCAGTCGCTGGGTCACCATATCGCCAACGACGCCATCCGCGACTGGGTGATTGATCCGGCCACCGGCAAGGAATTCGCCTCGACCGAGTATGACGTCACCATCATCGGCGACTATAACATCGGTGGTGACGCCTGGGCGTCCCGCATTCTGCTTGAGGAAATGGGTCTGCGGGTGATTGCCCAGTGGTCCGGTGACGGCACGCTGGCGGAAATGGAAAACACGCCAAAGGCCAAGCTGAACCTGCTGCACTGCTACCGCTCCATGAACTACATCTCCCGCTACATGGAAGAGAAGTTCGGTATCCCGTGGATGGAGTACAACTTCTTTGGCCCGACCAAGATCGAGGAATCCCTGCGCGCCATTGCGGCCCAGTTCGATGACAAGATCAAGGAAGGTGCCGAGCGCGTCATCGAGAAATACAAGCCGCAATGGCAGGCCGTGGTCGACAAATACCGCCCGCGTCTGGAGGGCAAGCGTGTCATGCTCTACGTCGGCGGTTTGCGTCCGCGCCATATCATCGGTGCCTATGAGGACCTCGGCATGGAAGTGGTCGGCACGGGCTACGAATTCGCCCACAACGACGACTATGACCGTACCATCAACGAGATGGGCAACGCGACCCTGATCTATGACGACGTGACCGGCTACGAATTCGAGGAATTTGTCAAGCGCGTCAAACCGGATCTCATCGGCTCGGGCATCAAGGAAAAATACATCTTCCAGAAGATGGGCATTCCGTTCCGCCAGATGCACTCATGGGATTATTCCGGCCCATACCATGGCTATGACGGCTTCGCGATCTTTGCGCGCGACATGGACATGACCCTCAACAATCCGTGCTGGGACAGCATGACCCCGCCCTGGAAGAAGTTGGGTGAAGAAACGGCCATTGCTGCGGAATGA
- a CDS encoding 4Fe-4S binding protein translates to MAMMINADICTACGDCETTCPTNAISPRKGVYYIDPSLCNECEGAHDSPKCMEGCFEEDCIVPA, encoded by the coding sequence ATGGCAATGATGATCAACGCTGATATCTGCACAGCCTGTGGCGACTGTGAAACCACATGCCCGACGAATGCGATTTCCCCCCGCAAGGGCGTCTATTACATCGATCCGTCGCTCTGCAATGAATGCGAAGGGGCTCACGACAGTCCCAAATGCATGGAAGGCTGCTTCGAGGAAGATTGCATCGTTCCTGCCTGA
- a CDS encoding hemerythrin family protein has product MALIEWDEGKHLVGVEEMDHIHQGFTLIVNRLGETLDPSIFKSLFIQLLEHTQEHFSTEEKLMEESGFHGCEEHRHEHARVLKQMSYINEKVQAGKIAFGRAFVEDLPRWFDTHAGMMDNALATYLKETGFEIALGDTATDIIADSPPVPTAL; this is encoded by the coding sequence ATGGCATTAATCGAGTGGGACGAAGGCAAGCATCTTGTGGGCGTCGAAGAGATGGATCACATCCATCAGGGGTTCACGCTCATTGTAAACCGGTTGGGAGAAACTCTCGACCCATCCATTTTCAAGTCACTTTTCATCCAGTTGCTGGAACACACCCAAGAGCATTTCTCAACTGAAGAGAAGCTCATGGAAGAGAGCGGCTTTCATGGATGCGAGGAACACCGGCACGAGCACGCGCGGGTTCTCAAGCAGATGAGCTACATCAACGAAAAGGTCCAGGCTGGCAAGATCGCCTTCGGCCGGGCCTTTGTCGAGGATCTGCCTCGATGGTTCGACACCCATGCGGGGATGATGGACAACGCGCTGGCGACCTATCTGAAAGAGACCGGCTTTGAGATTGCGCTTGGTGATACGGCAACGGATATCATAGCCGACTCGCCTCCTGTTCCCACTGCTCTCTGA
- a CDS encoding SIR2 family protein, with the protein MTKALIDQIVKKVGTGDVVPYLGPGVLFDVVNKQSGVPMPADSDSLILAMNKGRPMAPKLMYEFSRAAMNLELKRGRRFIEQILTNLYKQEQWSRAALHDWIRDVAPPYVIDINRDLQLQQSFADAPHYLVRGIARIGGTNNRFIIHRHDGTGYQPIEPEALTSDLPILFKPLGSPEPQPTYIASDADFVDYLTELMGGFGVPPFLKSYRQGKQYLFLGMRFTRDTERMVMSDVTFGAGESSGWALIKEPTDKERRYCKKKAIEIMELDVTDFLEAAGIPVSVHCVV; encoded by the coding sequence ATGACCAAGGCACTCATCGACCAGATCGTGAAGAAAGTCGGCACCGGCGACGTCGTCCCCTATCTTGGCCCCGGCGTTCTGTTTGACGTCGTCAACAAGCAGAGCGGTGTGCCAATGCCCGCAGACAGTGACAGCCTGATCCTTGCCATGAACAAGGGCCGCCCAATGGCCCCCAAGCTGATGTATGAATTCTCCCGCGCAGCCATGAATCTGGAGCTCAAGCGCGGGCGTCGCTTCATCGAGCAGATCCTGACAAATCTCTACAAGCAGGAGCAATGGAGCCGCGCAGCCCTGCATGACTGGATCAGAGACGTCGCCCCGCCCTATGTCATCGACATCAACCGGGACCTGCAGCTGCAACAGAGCTTTGCCGACGCACCCCATTATCTGGTGCGCGGCATCGCCCGGATCGGCGGAACGAACAATCGCTTCATCATTCACCGCCATGACGGCACGGGCTACCAGCCGATCGAGCCGGAAGCCCTCACATCAGATCTGCCGATCCTCTTCAAGCCGCTTGGGTCACCAGAACCGCAACCGACCTATATCGCCTCGGATGCCGACTTTGTCGATTATCTCACCGAACTGATGGGCGGGTTTGGTGTGCCGCCCTTCCTCAAGAGCTACCGACAGGGAAAGCAATATCTGTTTCTGGGAATGCGCTTCACGCGCGATACAGAACGGATGGTGATGTCTGATGTCACATTTGGCGCAGGCGAGTCATCCGGCTGGGCACTGATCAAGGAACCAACGGACAAAGAACGCCGCTATTGCAAGAAAAAGGCAATTGAAATCATGGAACTGGATGTAACAGACTTTCTTGAGGCGGCAGGTATTCCCGTATCTGTTCACTGTGTGGTATAG